Proteins from a genomic interval of Deinococcus aestuarii:
- a CDS encoding tetratricopeptide repeat protein — protein MKAPTPTPLLLAAFLLSACTPSLGGSPPNASEAAALVTQGRQAMGQQNYTLAVQDFRQAAEAGNADGQTMLGQMYQQGQGVPQDDAQARSWYEKAAAQGNGGALLNLGLLYREGVGVTQDADQALEYFMAADVAGHLKAPRYIGLSYEEADDDAKAAAYFQKGANLGDITSQYDLGRAYELGKGVAQDYALAAQWYTKAAQRGDLIASDGMVGLASLYERGLGVTQDLNQAVALYRQAAAVGNQRAKAALQRLGVSTSS, from the coding sequence ATGAAAGCGCCAACACCCACGCCCCTGCTGCTCGCCGCGTTCCTCCTGTCGGCCTGCACGCCATCCCTAGGCGGGAGTCCTCCGAACGCCAGCGAGGCCGCCGCCCTCGTCACGCAAGGGAGGCAGGCCATGGGGCAACAGAACTACACCCTGGCCGTCCAGGACTTCCGACAGGCCGCCGAGGCCGGAAATGCCGACGGACAGACCATGCTCGGGCAGATGTACCAGCAGGGGCAGGGTGTCCCGCAAGATGACGCTCAGGCGCGCTCCTGGTACGAGAAAGCCGCCGCGCAGGGGAACGGCGGGGCGCTGCTGAACCTCGGGCTGCTGTACCGCGAGGGGGTGGGCGTGACCCAGGACGCGGATCAGGCCCTGGAATACTTCATGGCCGCTGACGTGGCAGGACACCTCAAGGCACCCCGCTACATCGGCCTGTCCTACGAAGAGGCGGACGACGACGCGAAAGCCGCGGCCTATTTCCAGAAAGGGGCGAACCTGGGCGACATCACCAGCCAGTACGACCTGGGCCGGGCGTACGAACTCGGGAAGGGTGTGGCCCAGGACTACGCTCTGGCGGCGCAGTGGTACACCAAGGCCGCCCAGCGGGGGGACCTCATCGCTTCCGACGGCATGGTCGGGCTAGCCTCCCTGTATGAGCGTGGCCTGGGCGTCACGCAGGACCTGAACCAGGCCGTCGCCCTGTACCGGCAGGCGGCGGCGGTGGGCAATCAAAGGGCCAAGGCCGCCCTACAACGCCTGGGTGTGTCCACATCGTCGTAA
- a CDS encoding sensor histidine kinase codes for MTFRWRLTLTYAALLGLTLLIAGGLSYAAFRHTLYATLDDDLRTHAQKQAAMDARARRPSHEKNPALDAINRQQPLRLTVYDASGHEVDWGPSRVGFIPRAGTFQVASERVFMLRTPQGWIQASQPDGGVRAALGQILRLQLLGVPLLLLLALGLGYVLADRALRPVDQVSDLAARIARSGQPGERVPVAPGSDELARLTRTINDMLGKLDALLTRERLFAHASAHELRTPISVIRATASLALERERTPAQYREALAQVQDVSEDMSALTHRLMELARATRPPEGQAVDLADVTLMAAELHSPDARKNVHLQVTLGNAPTTGDFDALVLAARNLIQNAIDHGSPGSTVRISCRADDEHARFTVQDAGPGIPEAEIPRLTQPFQRGQGTQHLGGAGLGLALVQAIVEAHGGRLDLANPPEGGLRAELILPRRA; via the coding sequence TTGACCTTCCGCTGGCGCCTCACGCTGACCTACGCCGCCCTGCTGGGCCTCACGCTGCTGATCGCGGGCGGCTTGAGCTACGCCGCCTTCCGCCACACGCTGTACGCCACCCTGGACGACGACCTGCGGACCCACGCCCAGAAACAGGCCGCGATGGACGCCCGGGCCAGGCGGCCGTCCCATGAGAAGAATCCTGCCCTGGACGCCATCAACCGTCAGCAACCCCTGCGCCTGACGGTGTACGACGCCAGCGGCCACGAGGTGGACTGGGGACCGTCCCGGGTGGGCTTCATTCCCCGGGCGGGGACGTTTCAGGTCGCCTCCGAGCGCGTTTTTATGCTGAGGACGCCCCAGGGCTGGATTCAGGCCAGCCAGCCCGATGGGGGAGTGCGGGCGGCCCTGGGGCAGATTCTGCGCCTGCAACTGCTGGGCGTCCCCCTGCTGCTGCTGCTGGCCCTGGGACTGGGCTATGTCCTCGCCGACCGCGCGCTGCGGCCGGTGGATCAGGTCTCGGACCTCGCCGCCCGCATCGCCCGCAGCGGCCAACCGGGCGAGCGCGTGCCCGTCGCCCCGGGCTCAGATGAACTCGCGCGGCTCACCCGGACCATCAACGACATGTTGGGCAAATTGGACGCGCTCCTGACCCGCGAGCGGCTCTTCGCGCACGCCAGCGCCCACGAGCTGCGCACCCCCATCAGCGTGATCCGGGCCACGGCCTCGCTCGCCCTGGAACGGGAGCGCACCCCGGCGCAGTACCGCGAGGCCCTCGCGCAGGTGCAAGACGTGAGCGAGGACATGAGCGCCCTCACCCACCGGCTGATGGAGCTGGCCCGCGCCACCCGGCCTCCCGAGGGGCAGGCGGTGGACCTGGCCGACGTCACCCTGATGGCCGCCGAGCTTCATTCCCCCGACGCCCGGAAGAACGTGCACCTCCAGGTCACGCTGGGGAACGCGCCCACCACCGGCGACTTCGACGCTCTGGTGCTGGCCGCGAGGAACCTGATCCAAAACGCCATCGACCACGGCTCGCCGGGTTCGACGGTCCGGATCTCCTGCCGGGCCGACGACGAGCACGCCCGCTTCACCGTACAGGACGCGGGCCCGGGCATTCCCGAGGCGGAGATCCCGCGCCTGACCCAGCCCTTCCAGCGCGGGCAGGGAACGCAGCACCTCGGCGGCGCGGGCCTGGGCCTGGCCCTGGTGCAGGCCATCGTGGAGGCCCACGGGGGCCGCCTGGACCTGGCGAACCCACCTGAGGGTGGCCTGCGGGCCGAGCTGATCCTGCCCCGGCGGGCGTGA
- a CDS encoding response regulator transcription factor: protein MRLLLLEDDRRLRALISAGLQESGHSVEEVASAREGYNVAAGGGFDALILDVMLPEGPDAGFGVARRLREEGDATPILFLTARADVDSRLAGLDVGGDDYLSKPFDFRELRARLSALVRRSAGRTSNVISLPGGFRLHLLKRQVAGPAGQGVPLTPREFELLEGFALHPERAYSREELISRVWAGQPDALGRVVDVYVGNLRRKLGEGVILTVRGHGYRLGEVDP, encoded by the coding sequence ATGCGCCTCCTGCTCCTCGAAGACGACCGGCGGTTGCGGGCGCTGATCTCGGCGGGCCTGCAAGAGTCCGGACACAGCGTGGAGGAGGTCGCGTCGGCGCGTGAGGGCTACAACGTGGCCGCCGGGGGCGGGTTCGACGCCCTGATCCTCGACGTGATGCTCCCGGAAGGACCGGACGCGGGCTTCGGGGTCGCCCGGCGGCTGCGGGAGGAGGGGGACGCCACCCCGATCCTCTTCCTGACCGCGCGGGCGGACGTGGATTCGCGCCTGGCGGGGCTGGACGTCGGTGGGGACGACTACCTGAGCAAGCCCTTCGACTTCCGCGAGTTGCGCGCGCGCCTCTCGGCTCTGGTCCGCCGCTCGGCTGGCCGGACCAGCAACGTCATCTCGCTGCCGGGCGGCTTTCGCCTGCACCTGCTCAAGCGGCAGGTAGCCGGTCCCGCCGGCCAGGGCGTTCCCCTCACGCCGCGGGAGTTCGAGTTGCTCGAAGGCTTCGCCCTCCACCCCGAGCGGGCCTACTCCCGCGAGGAGCTGATCTCCCGGGTGTGGGCGGGGCAGCCGGACGCCCTGGGCCGGGTGGTGGACGTGTACGTAGGCAACCTGCGCCGCAAACTCGGGGAGGGGGTGATCCTCACGGTGCGCGGACACGGCTACCGGCTCGGCGAGGTGGACCCTTGA
- a CDS encoding transposase yields MPRQEGDGRWRRHERTPESAVWSPRSGQAGRDHRRGFVPKGPQCPCLQACVPRTRGRTSRCCAPSRPQVPLVVEGGVNGNVFVTDVRDVLVPVLRPGQVVVPNNLGAQVHPKVRESVEATGARLVYPPPYAPDLNPTEPMFFTLKAALRALAAGTWAGVDQVPHAAEAQEMDARPGGVSGTSRCLHLGAGCQKFL; encoded by the coding sequence GTGCCGCGCCAGGAAGGAGACGGGCGGTGGCGGCGCCACGAGCGCACCCCGGAGTCCGCAGTCTGGTCACCTCGATCAGGGCAAGCTGGGCGTGACCACCGGCGAGGGTTTGTACCAAAAGGGCCGCAGTGCCCCTGCCTTCAGGCCTGCGTGCCGCGCACCCGGGGAAGAACCTCACGCTGCTGTGCACCCTCACGCCCGCAGGTCCCACTGGTCGTTGAGGGCGGGGTGAACGGCAACGTCTTCGTGACTGACGTGCGAGACGTGTTGGTTCCGGTGCTGCGTCCTGGGCAGGTGGTCGTGCCGAACAACCTGGGGGCACAGGTGCACCCCAAGGTCCGTGAGTCGGTCGAGGCGACGGGGGCTCGACTGGTCTACCCGCCGCCGTACGCCCCGGACCTCAACCCCACCGAGCCCATGTTCTTCACACTCAAAGCCGCTCTGCGTGCCCTCGCCGCCGGGACATGGGCGGGCGTTGATCAGGTGCCACACGCCGCCGAAGCGCAGGAGATGGACGCGAGGCCAGGAGGAGTCTCCGGGACGTCGAGATGTCTACATCTTGGTGCAGGTTGTCAAAAATTTTTATGA
- a CDS encoding ABC transporter substrate-binding protein has translation MRKALPTCTILTLCLGPLASAQTTNVKFTLDWAFEGPSAPYLLAVDRGYFARQGLNVTVDRGFGSGDAINKIAGGAYDLGFGDINAMMEFNARNPGQKLVAVYMVYNAPPHSITVLKSSGIKTPKDLEGKTIAAPVGDASRRLFSAFAEANGIDESKVKWTSVDGALREPMLARGQADAISGFTFTSLLNLRQIGVGADQVTVFPYAASVRGLYGNAIITRADYAQKNPAVVRSFLAAVNQGLQDAIKDPAAGVAAVQKRNGLANVALETERLKLALGGNVVTGDVRALGLGNVRPDRLKASILTVKKAFDLPVTLSPTSVFNASYLPPAAQRKVR, from the coding sequence ATGCGGAAAGCGCTACCTACATGCACCATCCTGACACTTTGCCTGGGTCCTCTCGCCTCCGCGCAGACCACAAATGTCAAGTTCACGCTCGACTGGGCCTTCGAGGGACCAAGTGCGCCGTATCTGCTGGCGGTGGACCGGGGGTACTTTGCCCGGCAGGGGCTGAACGTCACCGTGGACCGGGGCTTCGGGTCGGGGGACGCCATCAACAAGATCGCGGGCGGGGCCTACGACCTGGGCTTCGGGGACATCAACGCGATGATGGAGTTCAACGCGCGCAACCCCGGGCAGAAGCTGGTGGCCGTCTACATGGTCTACAACGCGCCGCCGCACTCCATCACGGTGCTGAAGAGCAGCGGCATCAAGACGCCCAAGGACCTGGAGGGCAAGACCATCGCCGCGCCCGTGGGGGACGCCTCCCGCCGCCTGTTCTCGGCCTTCGCGGAGGCGAACGGCATCGACGAGAGCAAGGTCAAGTGGACGAGCGTGGACGGCGCCCTGCGTGAGCCCATGCTCGCCCGGGGGCAGGCAGATGCGATCAGCGGCTTCACCTTCACCAGCCTCCTCAACCTGCGGCAGATCGGGGTGGGCGCCGATCAGGTCACCGTCTTCCCCTACGCGGCCAGCGTGCGCGGCCTGTACGGCAACGCGATCATCACCCGGGCCGACTACGCGCAGAAGAACCCGGCGGTCGTGAGGAGCTTCCTCGCCGCCGTCAACCAGGGTCTCCAGGACGCGATCAAGGACCCCGCCGCCGGGGTCGCCGCCGTGCAGAAGCGCAATGGGCTGGCGAACGTGGCGCTGGAGACCGAGCGGCTAAAACTGGCCCTGGGTGGCAACGTCGTGACGGGGGACGTGCGCGCCCTGGGGCTGGGCAACGTCCGTCCCGACCGCCTCAAGGCAAGCATCCTGACGGTGAAAAAGGCGTTCGACCTGCCCGTCACCCTCTCGCCTACGAGTGTCTTCAACGCCTCCTACCTGCCGCCCGCCGCCCAGCGCAAGGTCAGGTGA